The window TATAAGGACCCCACTTTTTTTTAGAAAGCGCTCTCTTGCGTCCGCCATATAATCTATTATGTCTTCTTCTAAGCCAAAGGAGCCTAAAATCTCTGAGATGATAATATCTACCTTTTCAGAAAGAGAGATGTCTGTTGAAACATTATTGATAAAGGTTATTTTGTCCTTTAAATTATTTTCTCTAGCTAATTCTTTGGCAATCTCTATCACACTATCTACCTCAACAGCATAGACCCTTTTTGCACCAGCCATGCATGCAAAGAATGATAATATTCCTGTGCCTGCACCCAAATCTAAAACCACATCTCCTGGTTTTACTGTTTCAAAGATTGCTCTTTTAAAGGTATTTGTTCTGTATCTATCAGAGAGCATCATTTTGTGATATTCAATCATATTAGTCATGGTTTAATAGACTGTTGATAAGTTTAATGCTGTTTTTTAAATTATTAGAAAATAGAGTGTAGCATTTGGCATTACTAACTATTGAAACAAGCATATCCATTCCTTTATTATTAAAAGAAGAAAGATTAAAGGATTGCTTTGTCATTTCGAGGATAGTTTTAGATTTAGAGATTTCTTCCAGCCTCGATTTTTCTTTCGGATCGAAATTAATAAAGACGATGTAATTCACTTTTGTTTGATTTCCCAGACATTCTTTATGTAAATGTAGCGGATTGATATACCATGCCTTTTGATTATCATATCTTAAAAAATAATCCTTAAGATTAAAATCTGATTTTAGATTTTGAAAGAGTTGAAAAGAGCTCTCCTTTATACAGAGACTTCTTGGAAAGGGTTCGATCATTAAATTATCTGGGCTTACAAGAGAGACCTCATCGGTCAAATACTTAAATCCATCCAAAATAAGTCCAAGTATCAAAGTCGTTTTACCTTTGCCAGGGCCTGATGGAAACAAAAAACCTTTTTTGTTTTTTTCCACAGCTCCTGCATGTATCTGAAGAAAATTACTTAATGAAATTCCAGCATCATTGATGACCAGCCATTCCAAAAGAGGAATGATTTCAGAGATATTCATGGTTTTAAAGGCAATGTCTTTTTTACTGAATATTGTGTGGATTGGTTTTGGTCTCTTATTTCCATTATTTATAAATACTGTGTATATATTCTTTGGTTTTGTTGGAGAAGAAGAAATAAAATAAGAATAAAGCTTTTGGAATTCCCTTAAAATCATTTCTGAATTTGTTCTGATTAAAAAATCATAGGTAACTATTCTGAAACATTCTTCATATTTGAAGCGTTCATTCAAAATAGGGTTATTAAAGGGAAGATTTGTCAGGCGAGATTCTTTTCGAAAAGACAAATATCTTACTCCATTAGTAGTTTTAGATTTTTAAGATTTTTAAGGGTCTTTTCAATATCTTTTAATGCATTATCGAGGCTTGTATCATATTTTTTAATTAACTTTTTTGCGATATCTTTTGTACTCTGTTTACCATCACAGTAGTTCCATATCAGTGTGGCTGTTGGATTGAGGGTATGAACCATGCTGTTTTTTTGATCGTATATTATCCCTTCGCCATCTAATTCTCTGTATAAAAGGTTATCTCTTTTTTTTGGTCTGTTATTTTTCAATATCTTCAGTTATGAATTTAGATAAGTTTATATTACCAATGTCCTCGTCCCATTCCACGTCCTCGATACTCACGGCCCCTATGCCAAATGCCGCCAGGTTTACCTTTATCACGCCCACGCCCGCGTCCAGGAGGAGGAGTTATTCTTCCTCTTGCAACCCCTCTTGCTCTGCCTCTTGCTACTCCTGCTGCCACTCCTCTTCCTCTTGCAACCCCTCTTCCCCTGCCAGTTGCTTCTGCTTCTTCTACATCAATAATATTAAAGGTTTCAATAATAGGTGCAATATAAGGAAGAAGGACAATACCAGATATGGTCTTTTTAATAAAATCTCTCTTGGATGGAGATTCAGGGTTTTTACTC is drawn from Nitrospinota bacterium and contains these coding sequences:
- a CDS encoding 50S ribosomal protein L11 methyltransferase is translated as MTNMIEYHKMMLSDRYRTNTFKRAIFETVKPGDVVLDLGAGTGILSFFACMAGAKRVYAVEVDSVIEIAKELARENNLKDKITFINNVSTDISLSEKVDIIISEILGSFGLEEDIIDYMADARERFLKKSGVLI
- a CDS encoding PqqD family protein produces the protein MKNNRPKKRDNLLYRELDGEGIIYDQKNSMVHTLNPTATLIWNYCDGKQSTKDIAKKLIKKYDTSLDNALKDIEKTLKNLKNLKLLME